One stretch of Amycolatopsis sp. NBC_00345 DNA includes these proteins:
- a CDS encoding inorganic phosphate transporter, with the protein MDFSLIVLVVVVAALAFDFTNGFHDTANAMATSIATGALKPKVAVAISAVLNLVGAFLSIEVAKTISGGIVDDAKVTPVVIFAGLIGAIIWNLVTWLLGLPSSSSHALFGGLIGATWIASGADAVHFGKVVEKVLIPAVASPIVAGVIALLGTFLTYRITQKSRQDVVGKGFKTGQILSASLVSLAHGTNDAQKTMGVITLALIAGGTLAPGSNPPLWVIVACGLAIAAGTYLGGWRIIQTMGKKLTEIQTPQGFAAETSSAAVILASSHLGFALSTTHVTSGGIIGSGLGRKLAEVRWGVAGKMVIAWALTLPAAAVVGAIASAVSTRGSWGTVLVGGVGVLLALAIWLISRRNPVTAKTINEPEAVEATPVPA; encoded by the coding sequence ATGGACTTTTCCCTGATCGTCTTGGTGGTGGTCGTGGCGGCACTCGCCTTCGACTTCACCAACGGGTTCCACGACACTGCGAACGCGATGGCGACATCCATCGCCACGGGAGCGTTGAAGCCCAAAGTCGCGGTCGCCATCTCGGCGGTGTTGAACCTGGTCGGGGCGTTCCTGTCGATCGAGGTCGCGAAGACGATCTCCGGCGGCATCGTCGACGACGCCAAGGTGACCCCGGTGGTGATCTTCGCCGGGCTGATCGGCGCGATCATCTGGAACCTGGTGACCTGGCTGCTCGGGCTGCCGTCGAGCTCTTCGCACGCGCTGTTCGGCGGGCTGATCGGCGCGACCTGGATCGCGTCCGGCGCCGACGCCGTGCACTTCGGCAAGGTGGTCGAGAAGGTCCTGATCCCCGCGGTCGCGTCGCCGATCGTGGCCGGGGTGATCGCGCTGCTCGGCACCTTCCTGACCTATCGCATCACGCAGAAGTCGCGCCAGGACGTGGTGGGCAAGGGCTTCAAGACCGGCCAGATACTGTCGGCCAGCCTGGTCTCGCTCGCGCACGGCACCAACGACGCGCAGAAGACCATGGGCGTGATCACGCTCGCGCTGATCGCCGGCGGCACGCTCGCGCCCGGCTCGAACCCGCCGTTGTGGGTCATCGTGGCCTGCGGCCTGGCGATCGCGGCCGGCACGTACCTCGGCGGCTGGCGGATCATCCAGACCATGGGCAAGAAGCTCACCGAGATCCAGACGCCGCAGGGCTTCGCGGCGGAAACCAGTTCGGCGGCGGTCATCCTGGCCTCGTCGCACCTGGGCTTCGCGCTGTCGACGACGCACGTGACGTCCGGCGGCATCATCGGCTCCGGCCTCGGCCGCAAGCTCGCCGAGGTCCGCTGGGGCGTCGCGGGCAAGATGGTGATCGCCTGGGCGCTGACGCTGCCGGCCGCCGCCGTTGTGGGCGCCATCGCCTCGGCCGTCTCGACCCGGGGGAGCTGGGGCACGGTGCTGGTGGGCGGGGTCGGCGTGCTCCTCGCGCTGGCCATCTGGCTCATCTCGCGGCGTAACCCGGTGACGGCCAAGACCATCAACGAGCCGGAGGCCGTCGAGGCCACCCCGGTCCCGGCCTGA
- a CDS encoding sensor histidine kinase, with product MKEAARRVRGVVLDVVVWLLLSLLVVIDASNNPNRWELFGGLVAVTVASATLRRYPTVSLAVTMSTAVLIAVGWGGRVAVWEVFFMLTMAYRAGLRTTRVWRVGVTCGAIVLAGLPVALVLPHTGLEAWAGMLGVMAFAAVTPWLLGRFVRTRGALSRTGWRLAAEMENRQRLVADQARLRERARIASDMHDSLGHELSLIAVRAAALEVAGGLDEPQRTAAGELRESAATATERLREIIGVLREDAAPVEPVQGDLGELVDRARASGLLIQSQVDDVVAAPPMVARAAYRVLQEALTNVAKHAPGAAVTVRVLSSADATEVRVLNAAAPAGPLPGKSGRRGLIGLRERVRLVGGTLQAGPRARGYELVAKLPHDAAPVEETAESRDADEAVVGPSNSARELELARRDVRRSLVQAIVIPVLMFGVVLGGGGLVFLVQWNESVLPASAYEQLRIGAARESFAGLLPARQRIALPVTGEPPVPPGSGAPGANCEYYGTGRSWTNDDYAAYRLCFVNGRLVAKDYYSEDRR from the coding sequence ATGAAGGAGGCGGCCAGGCGCGTGCGCGGGGTGGTGCTGGACGTCGTGGTCTGGCTGCTGCTCTCGCTGCTGGTGGTGATCGACGCCTCGAACAACCCGAACCGCTGGGAGCTGTTCGGCGGGCTGGTCGCGGTCACCGTGGCCAGCGCGACCCTGCGCCGGTACCCGACGGTCTCGCTCGCCGTGACGATGTCCACGGCGGTGCTGATCGCCGTCGGCTGGGGCGGGCGGGTGGCGGTGTGGGAGGTCTTCTTCATGCTCACCATGGCCTACCGCGCTGGTCTGCGGACCACGCGGGTGTGGCGGGTGGGCGTGACGTGCGGCGCGATCGTCCTCGCCGGGCTGCCGGTGGCGCTGGTGCTGCCCCACACCGGGCTGGAGGCCTGGGCGGGGATGCTCGGGGTGATGGCGTTCGCGGCCGTGACGCCGTGGCTGCTCGGCCGGTTCGTGCGGACGCGCGGGGCGCTCTCGCGCACGGGCTGGCGGCTGGCCGCGGAGATGGAGAACCGCCAGCGGCTCGTCGCCGACCAGGCGCGGCTGCGGGAGCGCGCGCGGATCGCCAGCGACATGCACGACTCGCTCGGCCACGAGCTGAGCCTGATCGCGGTGCGGGCCGCCGCGCTGGAAGTCGCGGGCGGGCTGGACGAGCCGCAGCGCACGGCCGCGGGTGAGCTGCGGGAAAGCGCGGCGACGGCGACCGAGCGGCTGCGCGAGATCATCGGCGTGCTGCGCGAGGACGCGGCGCCGGTGGAGCCGGTGCAGGGCGACCTGGGCGAGCTGGTCGACCGGGCGCGCGCGTCGGGGCTGCTGATCCAGTCGCAAGTGGACGATGTCGTGGCCGCGCCGCCGATGGTGGCGCGCGCGGCGTACCGCGTGCTGCAGGAGGCGCTGACCAACGTCGCGAAGCACGCGCCGGGCGCCGCCGTGACGGTGCGGGTGCTGAGCTCGGCGGACGCCACGGAAGTCCGCGTGCTGAACGCCGCGGCGCCCGCGGGCCCGCTGCCCGGGAAGTCGGGACGGCGTGGCCTGATCGGCCTGCGGGAACGGGTGCGGCTGGTCGGCGGGACGTTGCAGGCCGGTCCGCGCGCTCGTGGGTACGAGCTGGTGGCGAAGCTGCCGCACGACGCGGCGCCGGTCGAGGAGACGGCGGAGAGCCGGGACGCGGACGAGGCCGTGGTCGGGCCGTCGAACTCCGCACGGGAGCTGGAGCTGGCGCGCCGGGACGTGCGGCGCAGCCTGGTGCAGGCGATAGTGATCCCGGTGCTGATGTTCGGCGTGGTGCTCGGCGGGGGCGGGCTGGTGTTCCTGGTGCAGTGGAACGAGTCCGTGCTGCCGGCGAGCGCCTACGAGCAGCTGCGGATCGGGGCGGCCAGGGAGTCGTTCGCCGGGCTGCTGCCCGCGCGGCAGCGGATCGCGCTGCCGGTGACCGGGGAGCCGCCGGTGCCGCCGGGGTCGGGGGCGCCGGGGGCGAACTGCGAGTACTACGGGACCGGCCGCAGCTGGACGAACGACGACTATGCCGCGTACCGGCTGTGCTTCGTGAACGGCCGGCTGGTGGCGAAGGACTACTACAGTGAGGACCGACGGTGA
- a CDS encoding response regulator transcription factor encodes MTRVLLADDEAMIRAGVAAILATGEGIEVVAEVGDGRAAVEQALATRPDVVLLDIRMPVLDGLAAAEEIRRLLPETGVIMLTTFGEDAYIERALGLGASGFLLKSGDPRELLAGVRAVADGAAFLSPKVAHRVISRLSGGQLSRGVAARERIEALTVREREVLTLLGGGLSNADIAARMYVVEGTVKAHVSTILTRLGVRNRVQAAITAYEAGLVGGSEA; translated from the coding sequence GTGACCAGGGTGCTGCTGGCCGACGACGAGGCCATGATCCGCGCGGGGGTCGCCGCGATCCTCGCCACCGGTGAGGGCATCGAGGTGGTGGCCGAGGTGGGCGACGGGCGCGCGGCCGTCGAGCAGGCGCTGGCGACCCGGCCCGACGTGGTGCTCCTCGACATCCGCATGCCGGTGCTCGACGGCCTCGCCGCGGCCGAGGAGATCCGCCGCCTGCTGCCGGAAACGGGCGTGATCATGCTGACGACCTTCGGTGAGGACGCCTACATCGAACGCGCGCTCGGCCTCGGCGCGAGCGGTTTCCTGTTGAAGTCGGGGGACCCGCGCGAGCTGCTGGCGGGGGTCCGGGCCGTCGCGGACGGGGCGGCGTTCCTCTCGCCGAAGGTGGCGCACCGCGTCATCTCCCGGCTTTCCGGCGGGCAGCTCAGCCGGGGCGTCGCCGCGCGGGAACGCATCGAGGCGCTGACGGTGCGCGAGCGCGAAGTACTGACGCTGCTGGGCGGCGGACTGTCCAATGCGGACATCGCCGCGCGGATGTACGTGGTGGAAGGCACGGTCAAGGCCCACGTGAGCACGATCCTGACCCGGCTGGGCGTGCGTAACCGGGTGCAGGCGGCGATCACGGCCTACGAAGCGGGGTTGGTGGGCGGCTCCGAGGCCTGA
- a CDS encoding FAD-dependent monooxygenase: MAQRHAVVVGGGIGGLSAAIGLHRVGWRVTVYERAAAFDAIGAGISLWPNAQRALGELGVHPPLAPQRGGGLRTARGRRLARWDAAAFERRNGLPLGVVHRADLIETLCAELPASSLRAGVTVTSVSPDGLVRHDGGEVRADLVVAADGIRSPVRQAFWPSSRLAYSGGTAFRGVARLPEPQQLSTTWARGTEVGVLPLLDGRVYWWVSEAVPEGIRHADARAYLSAAYAGWHAPIPALIASTPEILHHDVFQLATPLPTFTRGRVALLGDAAHAMPPFLGQGGCQAIEDAVVLAAAMSTSDTVAAALTRYDAERRPRSQHVAQASIRAGAAGPLLRNRVALAIRNSVLRLAPSSVTSMVGGDINAWSPPSLPQPQASEPPTNPAS, encoded by the coding sequence ATGGCACAACGGCACGCCGTGGTGGTCGGCGGCGGCATCGGCGGGCTGAGCGCGGCGATCGGGCTCCACCGCGTCGGCTGGCGGGTGACCGTGTACGAGCGCGCCGCCGCGTTCGACGCGATCGGCGCCGGAATCTCGTTGTGGCCCAACGCCCAGCGCGCGCTGGGCGAGCTGGGCGTGCACCCGCCGCTGGCCCCGCAGCGCGGCGGCGGCCTGCGCACCGCGCGCGGACGACGGCTGGCGCGCTGGGACGCGGCGGCGTTCGAACGCCGAAACGGCCTGCCCCTCGGCGTGGTCCACCGCGCCGACCTGATCGAAACGCTGTGCGCCGAGCTGCCCGCGTCGAGCCTGCGTGCGGGGGTCACCGTCACGTCCGTCTCGCCGGACGGCCTTGTCCGCCACGACGGCGGAGAGGTGCGCGCCGACCTCGTGGTCGCCGCCGACGGCATCCGCAGCCCGGTGCGGCAGGCGTTCTGGCCGTCGTCACGGCTGGCCTACAGCGGCGGCACGGCGTTCCGCGGCGTCGCCCGGCTGCCGGAACCGCAGCAGCTCAGCACAACGTGGGCGCGCGGCACCGAGGTCGGCGTGCTGCCGCTGCTCGACGGCCGCGTCTACTGGTGGGTCTCCGAAGCTGTCCCCGAGGGCATCCGGCACGCCGACGCGCGCGCCTACCTGAGCGCCGCGTACGCCGGCTGGCACGCCCCGATCCCCGCGTTGATCGCGTCGACGCCGGAAATCCTGCACCACGACGTGTTCCAGCTGGCCACCCCGCTGCCCACTTTCACGCGCGGCCGGGTGGCGCTCCTCGGCGACGCCGCGCACGCCATGCCCCCGTTCCTCGGCCAGGGCGGCTGCCAGGCGATCGAGGACGCCGTGGTCCTGGCCGCCGCGATGTCCACTTCGGACACTGTGGCGGCGGCACTGACCCGTTACGACGCGGAACGCCGCCCACGCAGCCAGCACGTCGCCCAGGCCTCGATCCGCGCCGGCGCCGCCGGTCCGCTGCTGCGCAACCGCGTGGCGCTGGCCATCCGCAACAGCGTGCTGCGCCTGGCGCCGAGTTCCGTGACCTCGATGGTCGGCGGCGACATCAACGCGTGGTCACCGCCCAGCCTGCCGCAGCCTCAGGCCTCGGAGCCGCCCACCAACCCCGCTTCGTAG
- a CDS encoding TetR/AcrR family transcriptional regulator: protein MRGLTHRAVDRAAGLPAGSTSYYARTRAALLELAVSRMVELDSAELDPPAGQLAEFLAAAVHQSITEGRTRMLARYEFALEAVRRPELRAAYDRGGLRLRRRCEEILLAVGSPAPARHTRVLIGWLDGSIFDALAGTGSLAPPGLDELTESARELLAGLGLPPRNS, encoded by the coding sequence ATGCGCGGGCTGACGCACCGGGCCGTCGACCGGGCCGCGGGCCTGCCGGCCGGCTCCACGTCGTACTACGCGCGCACGCGGGCCGCGCTGCTGGAGCTGGCCGTCTCGCGAATGGTGGAGCTGGACAGCGCCGAACTGGACCCGCCGGCCGGGCAGCTGGCCGAATTCCTTGCCGCGGCGGTCCACCAGTCGATCACCGAGGGGCGCACGCGGATGCTCGCGCGGTACGAGTTCGCGCTGGAGGCCGTGCGCCGCCCGGAGCTGCGGGCCGCCTACGACCGCGGTGGCCTCCGGCTGCGGCGCCGCTGCGAGGAAATCCTCCTGGCCGTGGGCTCCCCGGCGCCGGCCCGGCACACGCGGGTCCTGATCGGCTGGCTGGACGGGTCGATCTTCGACGCGCTGGCGGGCACGGGCTCGCTCGCCCCGCCCGGACTGGACGAGCTGACCGAGAGCGCGCGGGAACTGTTGGCAGGCCTGGGGTTGCCGCCCCGGAACTCGTGA
- a CDS encoding ABC transporter permease, with the protein MTTTETVRGGGFSGAVASEWTKLWSVRATWWCLSGGLLMMLLYSGVSGLSQRLDYNRPEAAHSMVAAGAIYLTEFFVIAVATLFVTSEYANGGIRSTLQWVPVRHHVPAAKAAVLAPALFAYGVVVALAGMGLSGLLMGSHGLPTSFGTGLLTAVGMGVFFALLGVLSMGIGFALRSAAGTIVTVMVLLLPLPMLLSSYVSAGMMNYFPAFSGLNAMTPPDTESPLFGGLPPYSMGVGMLISLLWAVAGLLAGTAVLRRRDA; encoded by the coding sequence ATGACCACGACGGAAACAGTCCGGGGCGGGGGCTTCAGCGGCGCGGTCGCGTCGGAGTGGACCAAGCTCTGGTCCGTGCGCGCCACCTGGTGGTGCCTTTCCGGCGGGCTGCTGATGATGCTGCTCTACAGCGGCGTCTCCGGTCTTTCCCAGCGGCTCGACTACAACCGCCCGGAAGCCGCGCACAGCATGGTGGCGGCCGGGGCGATCTACCTGACCGAGTTCTTCGTGATCGCGGTGGCGACGCTGTTCGTCACCAGCGAGTACGCGAACGGCGGGATCCGTTCGACGCTGCAGTGGGTGCCGGTCCGCCACCACGTCCCGGCGGCGAAGGCCGCGGTGCTGGCGCCGGCGCTGTTCGCGTACGGCGTGGTGGTCGCGCTGGCCGGGATGGGGCTGTCCGGGCTGCTGATGGGGAGCCACGGCCTGCCGACGTCCTTCGGCACGGGCCTGCTCACCGCGGTCGGGATGGGCGTGTTCTTCGCGCTGCTCGGGGTGTTGAGCATGGGCATCGGGTTCGCGTTGCGCAGCGCGGCGGGGACCATCGTGACGGTGATGGTGCTGCTCCTGCCGTTGCCGATGCTGCTTTCGTCGTACGTCTCGGCGGGGATGATGAACTACTTCCCCGCGTTCTCCGGCCTCAACGCGATGACACCCCCGGACACGGAGAGCCCGCTGTTCGGCGGCCTGCCCCCGTACAGCATGGGGGTGGGCATGCTGATCAGCCTGCTCTGGGCGGTGGCGGGACTGCTGGCCGGCACCGCGGTGCTGCGGCGCCGCGACGCCTGA
- a CDS encoding ATP-binding cassette domain-containing protein, whose protein sequence is MITLRGLTKRYGEKTVVDALTFVVAPGAVTGFLGPNGSGKSTTMRMVIGLDRPNAGDVLVGGKPYAELRHPLREVGALLDAKSLHPGRSAGKHLTAMARSNGIPVSRVEEVLATVGLTDVAGKRVGQFSLGMSQRLGVAGALLGDPGVLMFDEPVNGLDPDGVRWVRQLMRSLADEGRTVFVSSHLMSEMQLTASRLVVIGKGKLLADAPVDEFIAGNSTSFVSVHVPVPAEREALAARLGPAARPGEPGELLVDGVSVGQVGDLAHELGVRLHGLAARTASLEQAYMELTASSVEYGVTA, encoded by the coding sequence ATGATCACGCTTCGAGGTTTGACGAAGCGCTACGGGGAGAAAACGGTGGTGGACGCGCTGACGTTCGTCGTCGCGCCCGGCGCCGTGACCGGGTTCCTGGGGCCGAACGGCTCGGGGAAGTCGACCACCATGCGGATGGTGATCGGGCTGGACCGGCCGAACGCCGGCGACGTGCTGGTGGGCGGCAAGCCGTACGCCGAGCTGCGGCACCCGCTGCGGGAGGTCGGCGCGCTGCTCGACGCCAAGTCGCTGCACCCGGGCCGCAGCGCGGGCAAGCACCTCACCGCGATGGCGCGCAGCAACGGAATCCCGGTGAGCCGCGTCGAGGAGGTGCTCGCGACCGTCGGGCTCACCGACGTCGCGGGCAAGCGGGTGGGGCAGTTCTCGCTGGGCATGAGCCAGCGGCTGGGGGTCGCGGGCGCGCTGCTGGGCGACCCGGGGGTGCTGATGTTCGACGAGCCGGTGAACGGCCTCGACCCGGACGGCGTGCGCTGGGTGCGCCAGCTGATGCGCTCGCTCGCCGACGAGGGCCGGACCGTGTTCGTGTCCAGTCACCTGATGAGCGAGATGCAGCTGACCGCGAGCCGGCTCGTGGTGATCGGCAAGGGAAAGCTGCTCGCCGACGCGCCCGTCGACGAGTTCATCGCCGGCAACTCCACCAGCTTCGTCTCCGTCCACGTGCCCGTGCCCGCGGAGCGCGAGGCGCTGGCCGCACGACTGGGCCCGGCCGCGCGGCCGGGTGAGCCCGGCGAACTGCTGGTGGACGGCGTCTCGGTCGGCCAGGTCGGCGACCTGGCGCACGAGCTCGGCGTGCGGCTGCACGGCCTGGCTGCGCGGACGGCGTCGCTGGAACAGGCGTACATGGAACTGACCGCTTCGTCGGTCGAATACGGGGTGACGGCATGA
- the hrpB gene encoding ATP-dependent helicase HrpB: MTIPPPEQLPDLPVRAVLPSLLAALDAHGTAVLVAPPGTGKTTLVPLALAGSPGRVVVAEPRRLAARAAATRMAGLLGEPVGETVGYAVRGDRKVSSRTRIEVVTSGLLVRRVQNDPELPGVSTVLLDECHERHLDADLLLALLLDVRAGLRDDLRLLATSATVAAGRLAELLGDAPVITAEARTYPVTVSYRAPTRGERPEAAVAGAVRRALSEGDGDVLAFLPGAGEIARTANLLSTLDADVLPLHGRLTPARQDDALRPRSRRRVVLSTAVAESSLTVPGVRAVVDSGLARVPRVDHRRGLPGLATVRVSAAVAEQRAGRAGREAPGRAYRCWAEHEQGTLPAYPEPEIRTAELARFALELACWSTPDGSALSWWDPPGEGALAAARTLLVTLGATTADGEVTTRGRRMADLGLHPRLARALLDGAAETGPRFAAEVVALLDAGATLTDVEAELRRLRSATDEGARRWKTESRRLANLVRSPERNGKPDAALVVALAHPERLARRRSGTAPVYLMAGGTAAELPAGSGLGDVEWLAVGEATRDPGRVHGTIRLAAAADSALAVRAAPNLVSEVDEVAWDGDVVARHVRKLGAITLSSKPLRSPDPKLVREALVTGLRDEGLGLLRWTTDGARLRERMAFLHRVLGEPWPDVGDHALLSTLDTWLDVSRARRRADLATLDAGAALRGLLPWPDAARLDELAPDRLEVPSGSHPRVDYSGDQPVLAVKLQETFGWRATPKLADGRVPVLLHLLSPAGRPAAVTADLESFWHNGYPAVRADLRGRYPKHPWPEDPATAAPTRHTTRRAR; the protein is encoded by the coding sequence GTGACGATCCCCCCTCCCGAGCAGCTGCCGGACCTGCCCGTCCGCGCGGTGCTGCCGTCGCTGCTGGCGGCGCTCGACGCCCACGGCACCGCTGTGCTCGTGGCGCCGCCGGGCACGGGCAAGACGACGCTGGTGCCGCTCGCGCTCGCCGGTTCCCCCGGCCGGGTCGTCGTGGCCGAACCACGTCGGCTCGCTGCCAGGGCCGCGGCCACGCGGATGGCCGGGCTGCTGGGCGAGCCGGTCGGCGAGACCGTGGGGTACGCCGTGCGCGGCGACCGGAAGGTGTCCTCGCGCACGCGGATCGAGGTGGTCACGTCGGGCCTGCTCGTGCGGCGGGTGCAGAACGACCCGGAGCTGCCCGGGGTGTCGACGGTGCTGCTCGACGAGTGCCACGAACGCCACCTCGACGCCGACCTGCTGCTCGCCCTGCTCCTCGACGTCCGCGCGGGCCTGCGCGACGACCTGCGGCTGCTGGCGACCTCGGCGACCGTCGCGGCCGGGCGGCTCGCCGAGCTGCTGGGCGACGCGCCGGTGATCACGGCCGAGGCCCGCACGTACCCCGTGACGGTTTCCTACCGCGCGCCCACCCGCGGCGAGCGGCCCGAGGCGGCGGTGGCCGGCGCGGTCCGGCGCGCACTGTCCGAAGGGGACGGTGACGTGCTCGCGTTCCTCCCCGGCGCCGGGGAGATCGCGCGGACCGCGAACCTTCTGTCCACACTGGACGCCGACGTCCTGCCCCTGCACGGCCGCCTCACCCCCGCCCGCCAGGACGACGCGCTGCGGCCGCGATCCCGGCGTCGCGTGGTGCTGTCGACGGCCGTGGCGGAGTCGAGCCTGACCGTGCCGGGGGTGCGGGCCGTCGTGGACTCCGGGCTCGCGCGGGTCCCCCGCGTCGACCACCGGCGCGGCCTGCCGGGCCTGGCGACGGTGCGGGTGTCGGCGGCCGTGGCCGAGCAGCGGGCCGGTCGCGCGGGCCGCGAGGCGCCGGGCCGCGCGTACCGCTGCTGGGCAGAGCACGAGCAGGGGACGCTGCCCGCGTACCCCGAGCCGGAGATCCGCACCGCGGAGCTGGCGCGGTTCGCGCTGGAGCTGGCCTGTTGGTCCACTCCGGACGGCAGCGCGCTGTCGTGGTGGGACCCGCCGGGGGAAGGCGCGCTCGCGGCGGCGCGCACGTTGCTCGTGACGCTGGGCGCCACCACTGCCGACGGTGAAGTCACCACCCGCGGCCGCCGCATGGCCGACCTCGGCCTGCACCCGCGGCTGGCCCGCGCCCTGCTCGACGGCGCCGCGGAGACCGGGCCGCGCTTCGCCGCGGAGGTGGTCGCCCTGCTGGACGCGGGCGCGACGCTGACCGACGTCGAAGCCGAGCTGCGAAGGCTGCGGTCCGCGACCGACGAGGGCGCCCGGCGCTGGAAAACCGAGTCCCGCCGGCTGGCGAACCTCGTGCGTAGCCCGGAGCGGAACGGAAAGCCAGACGCGGCACTGGTTGTCGCCCTCGCCCACCCGGAACGGCTGGCGCGGCGGCGGTCCGGCACCGCGCCGGTGTACCTGATGGCCGGCGGCACCGCGGCCGAGCTGCCCGCCGGGAGCGGGCTGGGCGACGTCGAATGGCTGGCCGTCGGGGAGGCCACGCGGGATCCCGGGCGGGTCCACGGCACGATCCGGCTCGCCGCGGCGGCCGACTCCGCGCTGGCCGTGCGCGCGGCGCCCAACTTGGTGTCCGAAGTAGACGAAGTGGCCTGGGACGGCGACGTGGTGGCCCGCCACGTCCGGAAGCTGGGCGCGATCACGCTGTCCTCCAAGCCGTTGCGCTCGCCGGACCCGAAGCTCGTGCGCGAGGCACTGGTGACCGGCCTGCGCGACGAGGGCCTCGGCCTGCTCCGCTGGACCACCGACGGCGCCCGGCTGCGCGAGCGGATGGCGTTCCTGCACCGCGTGCTGGGCGAGCCGTGGCCCGACGTCGGCGACCACGCGCTGCTGTCCACTCTGGACACCTGGCTGGACGTCTCCCGCGCCCGCCGCCGCGCGGACCTCGCCACCCTGGACGCGGGCGCGGCCCTGCGCGGCCTGCTCCCGTGGCCCGACGCCGCCCGGCTGGACGAGCTGGCCCCGGACCGGCTGGAGGTCCCGTCGGGCTCCCACCCGCGCGTCGACTACAGCGGCGACCAGCCCGTGCTCGCGGTGAAGCTGCAGGAGACCTTCGGCTGGCGCGCCACCCCGAAGCTCGCCGACGGCCGGGTCCCGGTGCTGCTGCACCTGCTCTCCCCCGCGGGCCGCCCGGCCGCCGTGACCGCGGACCTGGAGTCCTTCTGGCACAACGGCTACCCGGCCGTCCGGGCCGACCTGCGCGGCCGTTACCCGAAACACCCGTGGCCGGAGGACCCCGCCACCGCCGCCCCGACGCGGCACACCACGCGCCGCGCCCGCTGA
- a CDS encoding glutamate ABC transporter substrate-binding protein — MRARTLFAAALLLVTCVACGPGEVTASDPLVKRASDGNHLTIGIRFDAPGLSQRTIDGRFIGFDVDVAEYVAGKLGVDPQHITWHETTPATRESDITSGAVDLIVGTYSITDKRKQLVSFAGPYFITGQDLLVRLNSTDITGPETLNGRRLCSVTGSTPAQMVRDKFAQAVQLVEYPRYPDCVTALLANQVDAVTTDAVILAGYAAQDPELLRVVGKPFSTERYGIGLRKGDTESQHAIDDAIRDMVSSGAWLRSLQANIGPSNYPLPPPPEITER; from the coding sequence ATGCGAGCTCGTACCCTGTTCGCTGCCGCATTGCTGCTGGTCACGTGCGTGGCGTGCGGGCCGGGAGAGGTCACCGCGAGTGACCCGTTGGTGAAACGGGCCAGTGACGGCAACCACCTGACCATCGGCATCCGCTTCGACGCGCCCGGCCTCTCGCAGCGCACGATCGACGGCCGCTTCATCGGTTTCGACGTCGATGTCGCCGAGTACGTGGCCGGCAAGCTGGGCGTCGACCCGCAGCACATCACCTGGCACGAGACGACCCCGGCCACCCGCGAATCGGACATCACGTCGGGCGCGGTGGACCTGATCGTGGGGACCTATTCGATCACCGACAAGCGCAAGCAGCTGGTGTCGTTCGCCGGGCCGTACTTCATCACCGGGCAGGACCTGCTGGTGCGGCTGAACTCGACGGACATCACCGGCCCGGAGACCCTCAACGGCCGTCGCCTGTGCTCGGTCACCGGCTCGACCCCGGCGCAGATGGTGCGGGACAAGTTCGCGCAGGCCGTGCAGCTGGTCGAGTACCCGCGGTACCCGGACTGCGTCACGGCGCTGCTCGCGAACCAGGTCGACGCCGTGACGACGGACGCGGTGATCCTCGCCGGCTACGCCGCGCAGGACCCGGAGCTGCTGCGCGTGGTCGGGAAGCCGTTCTCGACCGAGCGCTACGGCATCGGCCTGCGCAAGGGCGACACCGAGAGCCAGCACGCGATCGACGACGCCATCCGCGACATGGTCTCCAGCGGCGCGTGGCTGAGGTCGCTGCAGGCCAACATCGGCCCGTCGAACTACCCGCTGCCGCCGCCACCGGAGATCACCGAGCGGTGA
- a CDS encoding MauE/DoxX family redox-associated membrane protein, translated as MLDTIGTLARLGLAAVWLVSGGIKLVDPGQTYIAVQAYDVLPHALVGPVATALPLLELVLGLLLLAGLATRYVAWAALVLLAVLIAGIAQSWARGLSIDCGCFGGGGSVAAGQTEYPQEILRDTGFALLAVWLIVRPRTWFSLDGWLGWGREKVTGSGNSAGPADDYSTSIAEGK; from the coding sequence GTGCTCGACACCATCGGCACGCTGGCCCGGCTCGGACTGGCGGCCGTATGGCTCGTTTCGGGCGGCATCAAACTGGTGGATCCAGGGCAGACCTACATCGCCGTGCAGGCGTACGACGTGCTGCCGCACGCGCTGGTCGGCCCCGTCGCCACGGCGCTGCCGCTGCTCGAACTGGTCCTCGGCCTGCTGCTGCTCGCCGGCCTCGCCACGCGTTACGTGGCCTGGGCCGCGCTGGTGCTGCTGGCCGTGCTGATCGCGGGCATCGCGCAGTCGTGGGCGCGCGGGCTGAGCATCGACTGCGGCTGTTTCGGCGGCGGCGGGAGCGTGGCGGCCGGGCAGACCGAATACCCGCAGGAGATCCTGCGCGACACCGGGTTCGCGCTGCTGGCGGTCTGGCTGATCGTCCGCCCGCGCACGTGGTTCTCACTCGACGGATGGCTCGGGTGGGGCCGGGAGAAGGTCACCGGGAGCGGGAACTCCGCCGGTCCCGCCGACGACTACTCCACGAGCATCGCTGAAGGGAAATAG